Proteins from a genomic interval of Clostridium scatologenes:
- a CDS encoding APC family permease, with the protein MKKENNEDGLKREVGLGVAILFVIGSTIGSGIFMAPQNLAKSSSPSVSILAWIITGLGAIMIALSFSSVAAKIPKTGGCVEYTRVAFGEFAAFIVAWFYWIGQSTGGAALIIACLRYMSKIFPVIADSNLLAFVIGCVIFCSLTYINIRGIRQGMMISTATTICKLLPLTLFVLLAIFHFDPANFHTVSQVSVQKNGSNGLSSLSAAIAITMWSFTGIESATTAGGEIKDPEKNIKRATIFGTLGLVVVYLLVSILSTGILPQDQLAQSKAPIADMLNKMTGGTWGGLFIAAGVVISTLGCANGGIIVASRSAFSAAQNNLFPPIFSRLNKKYNTPSASIIISSIFSLILISMNYFKGLNAAYEFVMLLATMVALPPYVFVAAADIVIARKQGNKITIFSFIKNSLVPLLAFIYALYTIYGTGSESVMWGFLLMLGGIPLYLFVRLRANVKESA; encoded by the coding sequence ATGAAAAAAGAAAATAATGAAGATGGATTAAAAAGAGAAGTTGGTCTTGGAGTGGCTATACTTTTTGTAATCGGAAGCACCATTGGATCAGGAATATTCATGGCTCCGCAAAATTTAGCCAAATCATCCTCACCTAGTGTTTCAATTCTTGCATGGATTATTACTGGACTAGGAGCTATTATGATAGCCTTAAGTTTTTCTAGCGTTGCTGCTAAAATTCCTAAAACAGGAGGTTGTGTAGAATATACTCGTGTTGCTTTTGGTGAATTTGCTGCTTTTATTGTAGCTTGGTTTTATTGGATTGGACAATCCACTGGAGGAGCTGCACTTATTATTGCTTGTTTAAGATATATGAGTAAAATTTTTCCTGTAATTGCAGATAGTAATTTACTGGCATTTGTCATTGGATGTGTAATATTTTGTTCATTAACTTATATAAACATTAGAGGTATAAGGCAAGGCATGATGATATCAACAGCAACAACCATTTGTAAGTTATTACCTTTAACATTATTTGTATTACTTGCAATTTTCCATTTTGACCCTGCGAACTTTCATACTGTTTCTCAAGTATCTGTTCAAAAAAATGGTTCAAATGGGCTCTCTTCGCTTTCAGCTGCAATAGCAATTACTATGTGGTCATTTACAGGAATAGAAAGCGCAACAACAGCAGGTGGTGAAATCAAAGATCCTGAAAAAAATATAAAAAGAGCAACCATTTTTGGAACGTTAGGTTTAGTAGTTGTTTACTTATTAGTCAGTATCCTTTCTACAGGTATATTGCCACAAGATCAACTTGCACAATCAAAAGCTCCTATTGCAGATATGTTAAACAAAATGACAGGTGGAACTTGGGGTGGTTTGTTTATTGCAGCTGGTGTTGTCATTTCTACACTTGGATGTGCTAATGGTGGAATAATAGTAGCATCTCGTTCAGCTTTTTCAGCTGCACAAAATAATTTATTTCCTCCAATATTTTCAAGATTAAATAAGAAATACAATACACCTTCTGCTTCTATTATAATCAGCAGCATATTTTCATTAATACTAATTTCAATGAATTATTTTAAGGGACTTAATGCAGCCTATGAATTTGTTATGTTACTTGCAACAATGGTAGCACTTCCACCTTATGTATTTGTTGCAGCTGCTGATATTGTAATTGCTAGAAAACAAGGTAATAAGATTACAATATTTAGTTTTATCAAAAATTCACTTGTACCACTTCTAGCATTTATCTATGCTTTATATACAATATATGGAACTGGTTCTGAATCTGTTATGTGGGGATTTTTACTTATGCTTGGTGGTATTCCACTTTACTTATTTGTTAGATTAAGAGCTAATGTAAAAGAATCAGCTTAA
- a CDS encoding FtsX-like permease family protein, giving the protein MNFNKIALKMLKVNFKRYLLYCICNTFSVILFYCFAALFTNNSFMKNPSVIDTSISSNIIAPSFLVSIFIVLFVPYSHNAFQKLRRNDYGILMTLGMTEKEVLINMLFENGIIALISVASGLFIGTFISMAFYEIIIKFIGISALNYQINIKAYEVTILFYGAVFVITVIISIFQSLKMKIIDLMKERYKADKGKKTHKAIFYIGIVMLITAVIIMVRNYKSGHSSDVWFCSMLLCLIGTYFIIGNSDIIILWLEKNNKSYYLKNSLFFSDLKYHFHSTKKILTSMVWLFEFAIFFVALCMITYPSFTKNAVTYTPYEMEFAQMGKINQISDKALEEILKGGSTKVTEEKSMEFLRNGAFNILSESQVNSTLKRNYNIKKGTFMTIFMYDLKDGYAHDLSAPEKMLFTCGDKELNLKSAGSKIDILVDKNYMADRTIIVNNDDYEQIKNTSKDYEIVVSKLFNFGDWKKSRDIVETLQQQLNKLNHEDGSESKLFKISSRIEQYKTAEQSSLFLIVTVAFVVILFWFSANIILHLKLQLEFQDEYRKYRDLYKMGMQEEEAKHLILSKHYFMFMVPVFIGAIIAMFYNYSINTICDYGWIAVKYCGIVSIIVIIIQIVFVKIYTNVYSKGLLNKVLNN; this is encoded by the coding sequence ATGAATTTTAATAAGATAGCTTTAAAAATGCTTAAAGTAAACTTTAAACGGTATTTATTGTATTGTATATGTAATACATTTTCTGTTATCTTATTTTATTGTTTTGCTGCTTTATTCACAAACAATTCATTTATGAAAAATCCATCAGTAATTGATACAAGTATTTCAAGTAATATTATAGCTCCAAGTTTTCTTGTTTCAATATTTATTGTATTATTTGTTCCATATTCGCATAATGCATTTCAAAAGCTTCGCAGAAATGATTATGGGATTTTGATGACTCTTGGAATGACAGAAAAAGAAGTCTTAATCAATATGTTGTTTGAAAATGGCATAATTGCTTTAATTTCTGTTGCATCTGGATTGTTTATAGGAACATTTATTTCTATGGCATTTTATGAAATTATCATAAAATTTATTGGCATTTCAGCTTTAAATTATCAGATAAATATTAAAGCTTATGAGGTTACAATACTTTTTTATGGAGCTGTATTTGTAATTACTGTAATAATAAGTATTTTTCAATCATTAAAAATGAAGATTATAGATTTAATGAAGGAACGATATAAAGCAGATAAAGGTAAAAAGACTCATAAGGCAATATTTTATATTGGTATAGTTATGTTAATCACTGCAGTAATTATTATGGTAAGAAACTATAAATCAGGACATTCTAGTGATGTGTGGTTTTGTAGTATGCTTTTATGCCTTATAGGAACTTATTTCATTATTGGTAATTCGGATATTATTATACTATGGTTAGAAAAAAATAATAAATCATATTATCTGAAAAATAGTTTGTTTTTTTCTGATTTAAAGTATCATTTTCACTCCACTAAGAAGATTTTAACTTCAATGGTATGGTTGTTTGAATTTGCCATATTTTTTGTTGCACTTTGTATGATAACATATCCTAGTTTTACTAAAAATGCTGTCACATATACTCCATATGAAATGGAATTTGCTCAAATGGGCAAAATAAATCAAATTTCTGATAAAGCTTTAGAAGAAATATTGAAGGGTGGAAGTACAAAGGTAACAGAAGAAAAATCAATGGAATTCTTAAGAAATGGAGCATTTAATATATTGTCAGAATCACAGGTGAATTCTACTTTAAAACGTAATTATAATATAAAAAAGGGTACTTTTATGACAATATTTATGTATGATTTAAAAGATGGTTATGCACATGATTTAAGTGCTCCAGAGAAGATGCTTTTTACATGCGGGGACAAAGAATTAAATCTAAAATCGGCAGGAAGCAAAATAGACATATTGGTTGATAAAAATTATATGGCTGACAGAACAATAATAGTCAATAATGATGATTATGAACAAATTAAAAATACTTCTAAGGATTATGAAATTGTGGTTTCGAAATTATTTAACTTTGGGGATTGGAAAAAATCAAGAGATATAGTGGAAACACTACAACAGCAATTAAATAAATTAAATCATGAAGATGGCTCAGAGTCAAAACTTTTTAAAATTAGTTCAAGAATTGAGCAATATAAAACAGCTGAGCAATCATCATTATTTTTGATTGTTACTGTAGCTTTTGTGGTGATTTTGTTTTGGTTTTCAGCAAACATAATACTGCATTTAAAACTACAATTAGAATTTCAAGATGAATATAGGAAATATAGAGATTTATATAAAATGGGGATGCAGGAAGAGGAAGCTAAACACCTGATTTTAAGTAAGCATTATTTTATGTTTATGGTTCCTGTATTTATTGGAGCTATCATTGCTATGTTTTATAATTATTCTATCAATACTATTTGTGATTATGGATGGATAGCTGTGAAGTATTGTGGCATAGTTTCAATAATAGTTATCATTATTCAGATTGTATTTGTAAAAATTTATACAAATGTTTATTCAAAAGGATTATTAAATAAGGTATTAAATAATTAG
- a CDS encoding ABC transporter ATP-binding protein yields MNILDIENLEKSYKLSKKDKVKVLSEVNLKVKTGELVAIMGPSGSGKTTLLNIISGIDSADGGRVLFNGNDLINMSKSQLALFRRHKMGMVFQEFNLIDSLNVKENIMMPMILDKREMEKMEAKTQELTQLLGISDILNKNVYEISGGQKQRAAICRALVNEPDIIFADEPTGNLDSKSTKDVMNYLSKVNEDLGTSVLMVTHDSFAASYCSRVVLLKDGKIISDISKKASRKEFFHEILDVLSLIGGDFDEF; encoded by the coding sequence ATGAATATATTGGATATTGAGAACTTGGAAAAAAGCTATAAATTGAGTAAGAAAGATAAGGTTAAAGTTTTAAGTGAAGTTAATTTGAAAGTAAAAACAGGAGAATTGGTTGCAATTATGGGTCCATCTGGCAGTGGAAAAACCACCTTATTAAATATAATAAGTGGAATAGATTCTGCTGATGGGGGAAGAGTTTTATTCAATGGAAATGATTTAATTAATATGAGCAAATCACAATTGGCATTGTTTAGAAGACATAAGATGGGAATGGTTTTTCAAGAATTTAATTTGATTGACAGCTTAAATGTAAAAGAAAATATAATGATGCCGATGATTTTGGATAAAAGAGAAATGGAAAAAATGGAAGCTAAAACTCAAGAACTTACACAGCTGCTTGGAATTTCAGATATATTGAACAAAAATGTATATGAAATTTCTGGAGGACAAAAACAGCGTGCAGCTATATGCAGAGCTCTTGTAAATGAGCCAGATATAATATTTGCAGATGAACCTACAGGAAACTTAGATTCTAAATCAACAAAGGATGTTATGAATTATTTGAGTAAAGTAAATGAAGATTTGGGGACAAGTGTATTGATGGTAACACATGATTCTTTTGCTGCAAGTTATTGCAGCCGAGTGGTTTTGTTAAAGGATGGAAAAATCATTTCAGATATATCAAAAAAAGCATCGAGAAAAGAATTTTTTCATGAAATATTAGATGTACTTTCTTTAATTGGTGGTGATTTTGATGAATTTTAA
- a CDS encoding YfbM family protein, whose product MSMIANYIMIDKSELDKMKNMDNDELFDYIEELSEDSNVYDMDKLWDGVHSLITGTCASDPIKGNKYSEAVIGVKCFIDAEDCDWIAYSEIEYVKEMVHLLKCIDYEKLHTKFKIEDFISNEIYPNIWSPALKDLKYKESLYNEIISEIKGLLEFYESAIGKEKNIVVSIY is encoded by the coding sequence ATGAGTATGATTGCAAACTACATAATGATTGATAAAAGCGAATTAGACAAGATGAAAAATATGGATAATGATGAATTATTTGATTATATTGAAGAACTTTCAGAAGATAGTAATGTTTATGATATGGATAAATTATGGGATGGAGTACATTCCCTTATAACAGGGACTTGTGCAAGTGATCCAATAAAAGGTAATAAATATAGTGAGGCAGTAATTGGTGTAAAGTGTTTTATAGATGCAGAAGATTGTGATTGGATTGCTTATTCTGAAATAGAATATGTAAAGGAAATGGTTCATTTATTAAAATGTATTGATTATGAAAAATTACACACAAAATTTAAGATAGAGGATTTTATTAGTAATGAAATATATCCTAATATATGGAGTCCTGCACTAAAAGATCTTAAATATAAAGAAAGCTTGTATAATGAAATTATTTCTGAGATCAAAGGACTTTTGGAATTTTATGAGAGTGCAATTGGAAAAGAAAAAAATATTGTTGTAAGTATATATTAA
- a CDS encoding DUF3781 domain-containing protein, with product MNDNKDELIQNLDKLHTTKLGVGRIKKNLSLDVGDVVKWCRNKILNLNATITMRGKNWYIRIDSCEITVNAYSYTIITAHKIKK from the coding sequence ATGAATGATAACAAAGATGAATTAATACAAAACTTAGATAAGCTGCATACAACGAAGCTAGGAGTTGGACGAATTAAAAAGAATCTTTCTTTAGATGTGGGGGATGTAGTAAAATGGTGCAGAAACAAAATACTAAATCTCAATGCCACAATAACTATGAGAGGAAAAAATTGGTATATAAGAATAGATAGTTGTGAAATAACAGTTAATGCATATAGTTATACCATTATTACCGCTCATAAGATAAAGAAATAG
- a CDS encoding methyl-accepting chemotaxis protein: protein MENGIISSLKSILPILGELIQEDVSTCITDREKCIAVFINDKVPVAFKEGDKVPKDNPLFIAMEKNRVFSAVVPKEAYGIDFKAIAYPIRDSNGKVIGAVGLGKSLDKQARIENSAKNLFTSLGQTNGAIEEIAGGSQKLSNVINGILSAANDTNEKINETDSIITSIQSIASQSNLLALNAAIEASRAGDAGKGFSVVAQEMRKLSQNSSESSKKVMSSLIEMKKSIDAIVNQVNEANAVAENHAAATEEMNATIDEITTISKTLVDETKNL from the coding sequence ATGGAAAATGGTATAATTAGCTCTTTAAAAAGTATACTACCAATTTTAGGAGAGCTTATTCAAGAAGATGTATCTACATGTATTACTGATAGGGAAAAATGTATCGCAGTATTTATAAATGATAAGGTTCCTGTAGCTTTTAAGGAAGGGGACAAAGTTCCAAAAGACAACCCATTATTTATAGCTATGGAAAAAAATAGAGTATTTTCTGCTGTAGTACCTAAGGAAGCTTATGGAATTGATTTCAAGGCAATTGCTTATCCAATAAGAGATTCTAATGGAAAAGTAATTGGAGCTGTAGGATTAGGTAAAAGTTTAGACAAACAAGCGCGTATAGAGAATTCAGCTAAAAATTTATTCACTTCTCTTGGTCAAACAAATGGCGCAATTGAAGAAATTGCTGGAGGTTCTCAAAAGTTATCTAATGTCATTAATGGTATCTTATCTGCTGCTAATGACACAAATGAGAAAATTAATGAAACTGATTCGATAATTACTTCTATTCAGAGTATAGCCTCACAATCTAATTTATTAGCACTAAATGCCGCAATAGAAGCATCAAGAGCTGGAGATGCAGGCAAAGGCTTTTCTGTTGTAGCTCAGGAAATGAGAAAATTATCACAAAACAGCAGCGAATCGTCTAAGAAGGTTATGTCTTCCCTAATTGAAATGAAAAAATCTATTGATGCTATAGTTAACCAAGTAAATGAAGCTAATGCAGTTGCTGAAAATCATGCTGCAGCTACAGAAGAAATGAATGCCACAATAGATGAAATAACCACAATCTCAAAAACTCTTGTTGATGAAACAAAAAATTTATAA
- the hydG gene encoding [FeFe] hydrogenase H-cluster radical SAM maturase HydG, with amino-acid sequence MYNCKSKIATEFINDEEIKETLDYAEKNKNNRELINSLIERAKDCKGLTHREAAVLLECDLEDENEKIFKLAKEIKQKFYGNRIVMFAPLYLSNYCINGCVYCPYHYKNKHIARKKLSQEEIKQETIALQDMGHKRLALEAGEDPVNNPIEYILECIETIYGIKHKNGAIRRVNVNIAATTVENYRKLKDSGIGTYILFQETYNKKSYEELHPTGPKHDYAYHTEAMDRAMEGGIDDVGLGVLFGLNMYKYDFVGLLMHAEHLEAAIGVGPHTISVPRIRPADDIDPENFSNAISDDIFAKIVAVIRIAVPYTGMIVSTRESKKTRERVLELGISQISGGSKTSVGGYAEPETEDDNSAQFDVNDNRTLDEIVNWLLEMNYIPSFCTACYREGRTGDRFMSLVKSGQIANCCQPNALMTLKEYLEDYASSITRGKGETLIMEEVEKIPNEKVKAIVKEHLTELKEGKRDFRF; translated from the coding sequence ATGTATAACTGTAAATCTAAAATTGCAACTGAATTTATTAATGATGAAGAAATTAAGGAAACACTTGATTATGCAGAAAAAAATAAAAATAATCGTGAACTTATAAATAGTCTTATTGAAAGAGCAAAGGACTGTAAGGGCTTGACACATAGAGAGGCTGCAGTATTATTAGAATGTGATTTGGAAGATGAAAATGAAAAGATATTCAAACTTGCTAAAGAAATAAAACAAAAATTTTATGGAAATCGTATAGTAATGTTTGCTCCTCTTTATCTTTCAAATTATTGTATAAATGGATGTGTTTATTGCCCATATCATTATAAAAATAAACATATAGCAAGAAAAAAGTTGTCTCAAGAAGAAATTAAGCAGGAGACTATTGCACTTCAAGATATGGGACATAAGAGACTAGCTTTAGAAGCAGGAGAAGATCCTGTAAATAATCCTATTGAATATATTCTTGAATGTATTGAAACAATATACGGAATAAAACATAAAAATGGAGCAATAAGACGTGTAAATGTAAATATTGCTGCTACTACTGTAGAAAATTATAGGAAACTTAAAGATTCAGGGATTGGAACATACATACTTTTTCAAGAGACGTATAATAAGAAGAGTTATGAAGAACTCCATCCTACAGGACCAAAACATGACTATGCATATCACACTGAAGCCATGGATCGTGCTATGGAAGGTGGTATTGATGATGTAGGACTGGGTGTTTTATTCGGACTTAATATGTATAAATATGATTTTGTAGGGCTTTTGATGCATGCTGAACATTTAGAAGCTGCTATTGGAGTAGGACCACATACTATAAGTGTTCCTCGTATTCGTCCAGCAGATGACATTGATCCTGAAAACTTTTCAAATGCAATATCAGATGATATTTTTGCAAAAATTGTAGCAGTTATTCGTATTGCAGTGCCATATACAGGTATGATTGTATCTACTCGTGAATCAAAGAAAACACGTGAACGTGTACTTGAATTGGGTATATCACAAATCAGTGGTGGTTCTAAAACTAGTGTTGGTGGTTATGCAGAACCTGAAACAGAAGATGACAATTCAGCACAATTTGATGTTAATGATAATCGTACTCTTGATGAAATTGTAAACTGGCTTTTAGAAATGAATTATATTCCAAGCTTCTGTACTGCCTGTTATCGTGAGGGAAGAACTGGTGATAGGTTCATGAGCCTTGTTAAATCAGGACAGATTGCAAATTGTTGTCAGCCCAATGCTTTAATGACTCTTAAGGAATATTTAGAAGATTATGCTTCCAGTATTACAAGGGGAAAAGGAGAAACTTTAATAATGGAAGAAGTAGAAAAGATACCTAATGAAAAAGTTAAAGCAATTGTAAAAGAGCATCTTACAGAATTAAAAGAAGGAAAGAGAGATTTTAGATTCTAG
- a CDS encoding TM1266 family iron-only hydrogenase system putative regulator encodes MENRIAIIGTIVENSEAVEKINAVLHEYSDYILGRMGIPQAKRHMNIITIVIEAPNDVISALSGKLGMIPNVNIKTVYSKVTTQ; translated from the coding sequence ATGGAAAACAGGATTGCTATCATTGGAACTATTGTTGAAAATTCGGAGGCTGTAGAAAAAATAAATGCTGTTTTGCATGAATATAGTGATTATATTTTGGGAAGAATGGGAATTCCACAAGCAAAGCGACATATGAATATAATAACTATTGTTATAGAGGCACCTAATGATGTTATCAGTGCTCTTTCTGGAAAATTAGGCATGATACCAAATGTAAATATTAAAACAGTTTATTCGAAAGTAACTACCCAATAA
- a CDS encoding YoaP domain-containing protein: MELIKVTKKNIEEEHICCAISNNEDCQVVSKKQWLKKRFKEGLVFLKGNVRGKCFIEYVPAENAWCPIEANDYMFIDCLWVSGKFKGEGYSNELLKACIADSKKKGKLGLVILSAKKKIPYISHPKYLKYKGFKLADTSGPFYELFYLPFSENACKPCFMKHIKSPSIKEQGFVLYYSNQCPFTAKYVPIIEKIAHDKKIAFKAIKIESTEEAKMAPAPFVTYSLFYNGEFMTNEILSDKKFEKIVNEKAARE; this comes from the coding sequence ATGGAACTGATAAAGGTTACGAAGAAAAATATAGAAGAAGAACATATTTGTTGTGCAATTTCGAACAATGAAGATTGTCAAGTTGTATCCAAAAAACAATGGTTGAAGAAACGTTTTAAAGAAGGCTTAGTATTTCTAAAGGGAAATGTCAGGGGAAAATGTTTTATAGAATATGTGCCAGCAGAAAATGCATGGTGTCCTATTGAAGCAAATGATTATATGTTTATTGATTGCTTGTGGGTATCAGGAAAATTTAAAGGAGAAGGATATTCAAATGAACTTCTGAAGGCTTGTATTGCTGATAGTAAGAAAAAAGGAAAGTTAGGATTGGTAATATTGTCTGCCAAAAAGAAAATTCCATATATTTCACATCCCAAGTATTTAAAATATAAGGGATTTAAACTAGCTGATACTTCAGGACCTTTTTATGAATTATTCTATTTACCTTTTAGTGAAAATGCATGTAAACCTTGTTTTATGAAACATATAAAATCACCTTCAATTAAAGAGCAAGGTTTTGTTTTGTATTACTCAAACCAATGTCCATTTACTGCAAAATATGTACCTATCATTGAAAAAATTGCTCATGACAAAAAAATTGCCTTTAAGGCAATTAAAATTGAATCCACTGAAGAAGCAAAAATGGCACCAGCTCCTTTTGTTACTTATAGTTTATTTTATAATGGTGAATTCATGACAAATGAAATTCTCTCAGATAAGAAGTTTGAGAAAATAGTAAATGAAAAAGCAGCTAGAGAATAA
- a CDS encoding GyrI-like domain-containing protein: MKHEWRKHEKELYLPKAIPELVKIPKQKFFMIKGKGNPNDEDFSERIGVLYTMSYAVRMMPKNGFTPEGYFEYTVYPLEGLWDLTEKGKKAEILNKDELLYTIMIRQPDFVDENVAQKALAIACKKKPHPLLDEIVFDELEDGLSIQMLHKGSYDNEPENFAKMKEFMENSGLQRKSMIHREIYLSDARKVEEDKLKTVLRYMVK; this comes from the coding sequence ATGAAACATGAATGGAGAAAACATGAAAAAGAATTATATTTGCCAAAAGCAATTCCTGAGTTAGTTAAAATTCCAAAACAGAAATTTTTTATGATAAAGGGTAAAGGAAACCCTAATGATGAAGATTTTTCGGAGAGAATAGGAGTGCTATATACTATGTCATATGCTGTTAGAATGATGCCTAAGAATGGATTTACACCAGAAGGATATTTTGAATATACAGTATATCCACTAGAAGGTTTGTGGGATTTAACAGAAAAAGGTAAAAAAGCAGAGATTTTAAATAAAGATGAGTTATTATATACTATTATGATCAGGCAACCTGACTTTGTGGATGAAAATGTTGCACAAAAGGCACTAGCAATTGCCTGCAAGAAAAAACCTCATCCACTATTAGATGAAATTGTGTTTGATGAGTTAGAGGACGGTTTAAGTATTCAAATGCTGCACAAAGGATCTTATGACAATGAGCCAGAAAACTTTGCAAAGATGAAAGAATTTATGGAGAATAGTGGACTTCAAAGGAAATCAATGATTCATAGAGAAATTTATCTTAGTGATGCCAGAAAAGTTGAGGAAGACAAATTGAAGACAGTATTACGATATATGGTAAAATAA
- a CDS encoding sulfide-dependent adenosine diphosphate thiazole synthase, translating into MYLEDTKISKAIIDTYKDKLEDILHSDVIIVGGGPSGLVGASYLAKAGIKTTLLERNLSIGGGMWGGGMMMNQIVIQESAKSILDEFNIGYKKYEENYYTADSIECVSALTLSASQSGARILNSISVEDVIVKDKCISGLVINWTAVEKTRMPIDPIMIESKYVLDATGHDASVVNKLVTRMGNVLNTPNGTLEGEKPMWADRGEEQVIKNTREVYPGLYVSGMAANATFGGQRMGPIFGGMLISGQKVAQELIQKIKNC; encoded by the coding sequence ATGTATTTAGAAGACACAAAAATTTCAAAGGCCATTATTGATACTTACAAAGATAAGCTAGAGGATATTTTACACTCAGATGTAATCATTGTTGGAGGAGGTCCTTCAGGCTTAGTCGGTGCAAGTTATCTTGCTAAAGCTGGAATTAAAACAACCCTTTTAGAGCGCAACTTGAGTATTGGCGGCGGCATGTGGGGTGGCGGTATGATGATGAATCAGATCGTCATCCAAGAAAGTGCTAAAAGCATACTTGATGAATTTAATATTGGATACAAAAAATATGAAGAAAATTACTATACAGCTGATTCAATTGAATGTGTTTCTGCCCTTACTTTGAGTGCATCACAATCTGGAGCTAGAATATTAAATTCAATTTCAGTAGAAGACGTAATAGTTAAAGATAAATGTATTTCAGGTCTAGTTATTAATTGGACTGCTGTTGAAAAAACAAGAATGCCAATTGATCCTATAATGATAGAATCAAAGTATGTTCTTGATGCTACTGGACACGATGCATCAGTTGTCAATAAATTAGTAACCAGAATGGGAAATGTTTTGAACACTCCTAATGGAACTTTAGAAGGAGAAAAACCAATGTGGGCAGATCGTGGCGAGGAACAAGTAATTAAAAATACTCGTGAAGTTTACCCTGGTCTTTATGTATCTGGTATGGCTGCTAATGCAACTTTTGGTGGTCAGAGAATGGGGCCAATTTTTGGAGGTATGTTAATTTCAGGACAGAAAGTTGCACAGGAATTAATACAGAAAATTAAAAACTGTTAA
- a CDS encoding DUF362 domain-containing protein: protein MKNVYFKAVDSYLKTQDINEAAKMLLDRLVDDEGITLEKYIPLKVHFGEKGNKTYIESKNFEGILEYFKEREIESAYMETNVLYRGERTTSKNHIKLAEEHGFTQLPIVIADGDHGENYEEVEINKKNFKKCKIGKEIAKQKQVMIISHFKGHALAGFGGAIKQLGMGCASRGGKLAQHANSIPKISYFKCKGCGACAKNCPEKAITMAPKAKINKDKCVGCAACMTTCNFGAVSNSWLASLSKSFNERLAEYAYAAAKDKNNIYITFAFNITKNCDCDGHSMKPVAKDVGVFASTDPVAIDQACLDVLDKVNGRCVFRRGKYTLDYAEKIGLGSRKYELVEIE, encoded by the coding sequence ATGAAAAATGTATATTTTAAGGCTGTAGATTCATATTTAAAAACACAAGATATAAATGAAGCAGCAAAGATGCTTTTGGATCGTTTAGTAGATGACGAAGGTATCACACTAGAAAAGTATATACCACTAAAGGTCCATTTTGGTGAAAAGGGCAATAAAACATATATAGAATCTAAAAATTTTGAAGGCATATTAGAATATTTTAAGGAAAGAGAAATAGAAAGTGCTTATATGGAGACAAATGTTCTTTATAGGGGAGAGAGAACTACATCAAAGAATCATATTAAGCTTGCTGAAGAACATGGATTTACTCAATTACCTATTGTAATTGCAGATGGTGATCATGGAGAAAATTATGAAGAGGTAGAGATAAATAAAAAGAATTTTAAAAAATGCAAAATAGGTAAGGAAATTGCAAAACAAAAGCAAGTTATGATTATAAGTCACTTTAAAGGACATGCTTTAGCTGGTTTTGGAGGAGCAATTAAGCAATTGGGCATGGGATGTGCTTCAAGAGGTGGAAAACTTGCTCAACATGCTAATTCCATACCTAAAATAAGTTATTTTAAATGTAAAGGCTGTGGAGCATGTGCTAAAAATTGTCCTGAAAAAGCAATCACAATGGCACCAAAGGCTAAGATCAATAAAGATAAATGTGTCGGCTGTGCTGCTTGTATGACAACTTGTAATTTTGGAGCAGTTTCAAATAGTTGGCTAGCATCACTTTCAAAAAGTTTTAATGAAAGACTTGCTGAATATGCTTATGCAGCTGCAAAGGATAAGAATAATATTTACATAACTTTTGCATTTAATATAACAAAAAATTGTGATTGTGATGGCCACAGTATGAAACCTGTGGCAAAGGATGTAGGAGTATTTGCATCTACAGATCCTGTTGCTATAGATCAGGCTTGTCTTGATGTACTTGACAAAGTTAATGGGAGATGTGTATTCAGAAGGGGCAAATATACTCTTGATTATGCAGAAAAGATAGGCTTGGGAAGCAGAAAATATGAACTTGTAGAAATAGAATAA